In Helianthus annuus cultivar XRQ/B chromosome 3, HanXRQr2.0-SUNRISE, whole genome shotgun sequence, a single window of DNA contains:
- the LOC110931610 gene encoding uncharacterized protein LOC110931610, which translates to MESSELVDGADVVIPLSSVKQVSDMYANTLYGYFLGKRLAFPVVDYFAKNNWVKYGLSRLMMNANGFFFFKFKTKEGMDKLVEDGPWLIRNVPIILKEWSASVKLEKEDIKAIPVWVKMHDVPLAAYTEDGLSLLASKIGVPKMLDSYTATMCVESWGRSSYARALIEIQAGAELKRSVTVAIPSLQGNGHTMVEVKIDYDWEPLRCSSCCVFGHEDNSCPKRPQVVPSGESSKKIDDFQVVGAKKKKSTNQGLHMKNQKPKVVYRPVVNPKPILSLKKPVNNQVSTSNPFHALKDDVGGQGGSTVGRIEKNEKKSSDRQDSDEEEVEEVYNETSAFMTSDHDV; encoded by the exons ATGGAATCTAGCGAGTTGGTTGATGGTGCTGATGTGGTTATTCCATTGTCTTCGGTCAAGCAAGTCTCAGACATGTATGCTAACACGTTGTATGGATATTTTCTGGGCAAACGGCTGGCTTTCCCCGTGGTGGATTATTTTGCAAAGAACAACTGGGTTAAATATGGTCTCTCTAGACTAatgatgaatgcaaacgggttctttttctttaaattcaaaACAAAGGAAGGGATGGATAAATTGGTGGAGGATGGCCCTTGGTTGATTAGAAATGTTCCGATAATCTTGAAGGAGTGGTCGGCCTCTGTCAAGTTGGAAAAAGAAGACATAAAGGCTATTCCTGTTTGGGttaagatgcatgatgtgccgcTAGCAGCATATACTGAGGACGGTCTCAGTTTGCTTGCTTCTAAGATAGGGGTGCCTAAGATGCTAGATTCATACACTGCTACAATGTGTGTTGAGTCATGGGGAAGAAGCAGTTATGCTAGAGCTCTTATTGAAATTCAAGCCGGGGCTGAGTTAAAGAGGAGTGTTACAGTTGCAATCCCTTCTTTACAGGGTAATGGTCACACAATGGTGGAGGTGAAAATCGAttatgattgggagcctttaaggTGCTCTTCTTGTTGCGTGTTTGGTCATGAGGATAACTCGTGTCCAAAGAGGCCTCAGGTCGTGCCGAGTGGGGAGtctagtaagaaaattgatgattttcaggttgtgggGGCAAAGAAGAAGAAATCTACTAACCAAGGTCTTCACATGAAAAATCAAAAGCCTAAGGTAGTGTACAGACCAGTTGTAAACCCTAAACCAATCTTGTCCTTGAAGAAGCCGGTGAACAATCAGGTATCAACGTCTAACCCCTTTCATGCTCTTAAGGATGATGTTGGTGGACAGGGAGGTAGCACTGTGGGTCGTATAGAGAAGAATGAGAAAAAGTCGAGTGACAGGCAGGATTCAGATGAAGAGGAGGTCGAAGAGGTCTACAATGAAACGAGTGcttttatgacatcgg atcatgatgtatag